The sequence CCGCGGGCGATTCGGGAGCATGGGCGCTCAGATTCCCCGCTCCGAGAGCAGCTGGAAGTCCTCGTCGGTGAAGGGATGTTCGGAGAGACGCTTCTCGAAGCGCTCGCGGTTCCAGACCACGAGGTGGTCGATGCGCGCCGAGACCACGACTTCGCCGCTCATCGTCGCCGAGGAGCGCAGGATCGTCGGTACCAGCAGTCTTCCCTGCCCGTCGAGCCGGGACTGCTGACCGTAGTAGCTGACGCGTTCGAGATAGCGCTCCTTGACGCGGTCGGTCGCGGGGAGGGCGGCGAGTCGCGACTCGATCTCCTCCCAGACCGGCAGCGGATAGACCAGGGCGTGATCCCCCGCCACCGACGTGATGAAGAACTCAGCGCCGAAGCGGTCTTCCAGGTCCCGCCTGAAGTCCGTGGGGACTTTCAGACGCCCTTTGTCGTCGATCGTGGCTACCGTGCTTCCGCGAACCATCTCCCGCCTCGGTGAACTGAAGGAATGCTCCAGCAATGTACAAGAGAGTTCCACTTTTGTCCATTTTTGTCCACACCATTTCGACACCCTCGCTCGAGGCTGCGAGGCGTAATCACGGCGGAATTGCTGGTGTTCGGGCGATCGAGAACTTTACGGCTTCAATTCGAGCGCGCTCGCGAAGTCGTGTTCGCGACGGAACGCGCGCGCGCAGCGAGGCCCGCGAGACCCAGGCCCTCGGCCTCGGCGAGAACCGACCTCGCCGACGACGTCGCGTCTTGAGGATCTCCGGTCGCCAGATCGAGCGTCGCGAGGTCGAGCCTCAGATCGAGCTCATCGAGCTTCCAACCTGCGTCGGCCGCCGCCGCGATTGCGGCGAGGAGATCCGTCCGCGCGGCAGTCTGGCGCCCTTCGGCATGCGCAACGGCGGCACGAGCCGAGAGGTATCCCAGGCGGCGCGCGAGACTGGGTGAGCTCGCAGAGAGTTCTCCGAGCGTCGCGAGGCCCTGGGCGGCTTCGCCTGCGCGGCCCGATTCCGCGGCCACTTGAGCTCGCAGGGCTGAGGCGAGAAACCCCGCGGTCCCACCTTCGCCGCCGCCCAGGCGCGCCTGTGCGGCCTCCAGAATCTGCAGCGCCAGCTTCGAGTTCCCGTGCCGATCCTCGATTCTCGACTGAGCGCCATCGAGCATCCCGGCGTAGTCGAGATCGCCATTCTCGACGAACAGGCGGCGGCCGATTTCGAAGGCCCTCCGGGCTTCCTCGAGCTCCCCTCGGGCGCCGGCGGCGCTTCCGCGCAACGTGTGCGCGAATCCGAGGCTCGTCTTGCCGCCGCCCTTGGCCGCCGCCGCGTCGAGCTCTGCAATCGTGCCTTCCAGGCGCTCGAACTGAGCTCGTTCCACGTCCGCCGCGCCACGCAGAAAGAGGGCCTGGCGCAGCACAGCCTCGCCGCCGGGTCGACGCAGCTCGACGACCGCCTCGTCGAGGAGCGGCGCGCGCTCGGGCCCGCCACCCTGCTCGCGGATCATCTCCGACAGAAAGAAGAGCGCCTCGCCCAACCTGCGGCCAGAGGCGCCGGAGCTCCGCCTCTCCGCCAGGATCTCGCGAAAGAGCTTCTCGGCCACGTCGGGTCGCCCGCGATCGCTCGCGAGCACTCCCAGATTGGCGAGCATCACTCCGGGAAAATTGCCAGCGGCTCGCCCTTCGGCTACCGCCAATGTCAGAAGCTCCTCGCCCTTCGCCAGCTCTCCCTGTTGCAGGTGCTCGATGGCGATGTCGTTCAGGACTCGGGACAGCGAGGCGTGGTCGCCCACCCGTTCGAAGGCCTGTCGTGCGCGCGCCATCTCGGACCGCGCCTCGTCGCGTTCGCCGAGGGTCGAGAGCAGGCGACCGCGAGAGGCGAGAATCTGTCCGATGAGCTCGCCTCGGCCGGTTCGTACGGCCTCGTCCCGGGCGCGGGTGAAGAGCACCAGTGCCCGCTGCGGCTCGTCCAGGTCCATGGCAATCGAGGCGTCCACGTAGTCGATGAGGGGATCGTTCTCGCGGCCGGGAATCTGCCGGAGCCTCGCGAGGATGAGCTGGGCCTCGGGGGCGCGATCGTTGTCCCCCAACGCGAGCGCCAGGATAGCTCCGGCTTCGACGCTCGCCGGCGCGGCGGCGAACTCGCGCCGCAGCTCGTCGAGCGGCAGTGCGGCGGCGCCGGAGAACGGAAAAGGGCGAGGCGCCGGTGGAGCCGGCGCGCGCCCGCCTTGCCAATAGCCGCCGACGGCGATCGCCACCGCGCAGACCAGTGCCGCAGCGGTGGCGAGCCCCAAGCGATGGCGGAGAACGAATCGCGTCGTGCGATAGCGCAGGCCGCCACGCCGGGCAGCGACGGGAAAGCCCCGGCAATAGCGTCGGAGGTCCTCGGCGAGCTCGCCGGCGTTCGCGTAGCGTTCGAGCGGCGACTTGCGGAGCGCCTTCAGGCAGACCGCATCCAGATCCCGGGTGAGCTCGCCCAATCGGAAGCGCTTCGAGCCGGAGAGC is a genomic window of Thermoanaerobaculia bacterium containing:
- a CDS encoding division/cell wall cluster transcriptional repressor MraZ, giving the protein MVRGSTVATIDDKGRLKVPTDFRRDLEDRFGAEFFITSVAGDHALVYPLPVWEEIESRLAALPATDRVKERYLERVSYYGQQSRLDGQGRLLVPTILRSSATMSGEVVVSARIDHLVVWNRERFEKRLSEHPFTDEDFQLLSERGI
- a CDS encoding serine/threonine protein kinase codes for the protein MSEDLPELFARALELDDAGRRALVDEVGGRDRGLAAELAHLLASSGETGSPLDRAPWRPDNDLEALDPPLPERVGPYRIVRELGRGGMGRVFLAEEETEDFRRAVALKIIDRPVFDDDAVRRFRDEVRILSSLEHPGIARFLAGGRTSDGTWFLALELVEGEDLITYARTRDLPVRARIELFVAALEAVQFAHERGVIHRDLKPGHLLVDREGRPRLLDFGISKLIDPETQASLAETRTESRVLTPGYASPEQFRGDPLTPAADVYALGVVLYELLAGRRPFGDKQTPRAALERDVLERDPLPPSTAARRATSETDPGAALSGSKRFRLGELTRDLDAVCLKALRKSPLERYANAGELAEDLRRYCRGFPVAARRGGLRYRTTRFVLRHRLGLATAAALVCAVAIAVGGYWQGGRAPAPPAPRPFPFSGAAALPLDELRREFAAAPASVEAGAILALALGDNDRAPEAQLILARLRQIPGRENDPLIDYVDASIAMDLDEPQRALVLFTRARDEAVRTGRGELIGQILASRGRLLSTLGERDEARSEMARARQAFERVGDHASLSRVLNDIAIEHLQQGELAKGEELLTLAVAEGRAAGNFPGVMLANLGVLASDRGRPDVAEKLFREILAERRSSGASGRRLGEALFFLSEMIREQGGGPERAPLLDEAVVELRRPGGEAVLRQALFLRGAADVERAQFERLEGTIAELDAAAAKGGGKTSLGFAHTLRGSAAGARGELEEARRAFEIGRRLFVENGDLDYAGMLDGAQSRIEDRHGNSKLALQILEAAQARLGGGEGGTAGFLASALRAQVAAESGRAGEAAQGLATLGELSASSPSLARRLGYLSARAAVAHAEGRQTAARTDLLAAIAAAADAGWKLDELDLRLDLATLDLATGDPQDATSSARSVLAEAEGLGLAGLAARARSVANTTSRARSN